One window from the genome of Leuconostoc suionicum encodes:
- the coaD gene encoding pantetheine-phosphate adenylyltransferase: MSIAVFPGSFDPLTNGHLDIIKRASGIFEKVIVGVGNNTSKAALFTPKEKMTLISTVVKDLPNVEVAIMKGLTVQFMNEVGAKYIVRGLRNGKDFEYERDIAGMNSALADVETVLLLAKPENQNISSSMVKEIGSMGADNMVKFVPKTIVEALKERLNAQKK; encoded by the coding sequence ATGAGTATAGCAGTATTTCCTGGTAGTTTTGATCCGTTAACCAACGGTCATTTAGACATTATTAAACGTGCTAGTGGCATATTTGAAAAAGTAATCGTAGGTGTTGGTAATAATACAAGCAAAGCAGCGCTGTTTACACCAAAAGAAAAAATGACATTAATTAGTACTGTCGTTAAAGATTTACCAAATGTTGAGGTAGCAATCATGAAGGGACTAACAGTTCAATTCATGAACGAAGTTGGTGCTAAATATATTGTTCGAGGGCTTCGAAATGGTAAAGATTTCGAGTATGAACGTGATATTGCAGGAATGAATAGTGCTCTGGCAGATGTTGAGACCGTTTTACTACTTGCAAAACCGGAAAATCAAAATATTTCCAGTTCTATGGTCAAAGAAATTGGTAGCATGGGTGCTGATAATATGGTAAAGTTTGTCCCAAAGACCATCGTTGAAGCACTAAAGGAGAGGCTGAATGCGCAAAAAAAGTAA
- a CDS encoding FtsW/RodA/SpoVE family cell cycle protein: protein MFKKIRKLDYWIAVPFAILSSLGVVMVFSASLTNSAMINFYKQLLFVFIGWIGAFTLFHFNINNWRNEKWIKVMMFGIIGLLIIARIMPAVNGAHGWIPLGIITLQPAEFLKLVLILYFADFFAKHPWQPHVKLLQQPIGQLNAWLLPFSSLFLLFIMPDNGNMIIAALIMLTIVLAAGVSKKVTVAWFAIAGIGFGLLQPIINLMDKVFHLTGSTHYGILRLINFVNPWADPDQSRQLLYGYYAIAHGGMFGVGLGNSLIKPYLPESNTDFIMAVMTEELGAVVTVIVLILLLIIITRLIILGIRQKRQYQRLVMYGVATLLFIQAFVNLGGVIGVLPITGVVFPFISGGGSSYIAFSAAIGLTLNIAAQQKKKPVIHPNDTVARKDYR from the coding sequence ATGTTTAAAAAAATCAGAAAATTAGATTATTGGATTGCGGTACCATTTGCCATACTCAGTTCGTTGGGTGTGGTAATGGTTTTTTCGGCGAGCTTAACGAATTCAGCAATGATAAACTTCTACAAACAACTTCTTTTTGTTTTCATTGGTTGGATTGGTGCGTTTACTTTATTTCATTTTAATATTAACAATTGGCGCAATGAAAAATGGATAAAGGTGATGATGTTTGGTATAATTGGACTTTTAATTATTGCCAGAATAATGCCAGCAGTTAATGGCGCTCATGGTTGGATTCCGCTGGGAATTATTACTTTGCAACCGGCTGAGTTTTTAAAATTAGTTTTGATATTATACTTTGCTGACTTTTTTGCTAAACATCCATGGCAACCACACGTTAAATTATTACAACAGCCAATTGGCCAACTCAATGCTTGGCTTTTACCTTTTTCATCTCTATTTTTGCTATTTATTATGCCAGACAACGGTAATATGATTATTGCTGCCCTCATTATGCTAACCATTGTACTTGCAGCTGGTGTGTCTAAAAAGGTTACCGTTGCCTGGTTTGCTATCGCGGGCATTGGGTTTGGACTTTTACAACCAATCATTAATTTGATGGATAAAGTATTTCACCTGACTGGTAGTACGCATTATGGTATTTTAAGATTAATTAATTTTGTTAATCCTTGGGCTGACCCAGATCAAAGTCGTCAACTACTATATGGTTATTACGCCATAGCTCATGGTGGCATGTTTGGTGTTGGTTTAGGAAATTCTCTCATAAAACCCTATCTACCTGAATCAAATACGGATTTTATTATGGCAGTAATGACAGAGGAATTAGGGGCAGTAGTGACCGTAATTGTGTTAATTTTACTATTAATAATTATTACACGACTTATTATTTTGGGTATTAGACAAAAACGGCAATACCAACGATTAGTTATGTATGGTGTAGCGACCTTATTGTTTATCCAAGCCTTTGTTAATTTAGGTGGTGTTATTGGTGTGTTACCAATAACGGGTGTTGTTTTTCCATTTATTTCTGGTGGTGGATCATCATATATAGCTTTTAGTGCTGCTATTGGCTTAACGTTGAATATTGCTGCGCAACAGAAGAAAAAACCAGTCATTCATCCAAATGATACAGTGGCTAGAAAGGATTATCGATGA
- the pepA gene encoding glutamyl aminopeptidase, with amino-acid sequence MNDRTWARVKKYTELQGTSGQEHAIRQSFRSDLEPLVDTIHQEGLGGVYGVKEGQQGPRVMFSAHMDEVGFIVTDILPSGALKVAALGGWNPAVISSQRFTLFTSKGNYPIISSSVSPHLLRGSAHGPQMPTVEDVLFDGGFLDKDEAWSFGVRPGDFIVPQVSTVMTANKRRVISKSWDNRFGLVTILDALEELENVQTPNTLIMGANVQEEVGLRGAHGAVNLLKPDIFFAVDSSAADDTSGQIGHQGILDQGTLLRVFDPTVVMPLRLKEFLLSVAEDNHIPYQYFVSKGGTDAAAAQTELTGVPAVALGVASRYIHTHQTVWSIKDFEASKAFVVAIAKNLDDANLKTIMGD; translated from the coding sequence ATGAATGATAGAACATGGGCTCGTGTAAAAAAGTATACAGAACTACAAGGCACTTCTGGCCAAGAACATGCTATTCGTCAATCTTTCCGTTCTGATTTGGAACCATTGGTTGATACAATCCACCAAGAGGGACTTGGTGGTGTTTACGGTGTTAAAGAGGGACAACAAGGTCCACGTGTAATGTTTTCAGCGCATATGGATGAAGTTGGATTTATTGTGACAGATATTCTGCCTAGTGGTGCACTTAAAGTGGCCGCTCTTGGTGGATGGAATCCAGCAGTAATTAGCTCGCAAAGATTTACTTTGTTCACAAGTAAAGGTAATTATCCTATTATTTCAAGTTCTGTGTCACCGCACTTATTACGCGGCAGCGCTCACGGCCCACAGATGCCAACCGTAGAGGATGTTCTATTTGATGGCGGATTTTTGGACAAGGATGAAGCGTGGTCATTTGGTGTCCGTCCTGGGGACTTTATTGTGCCACAAGTATCAACAGTTATGACAGCGAATAAAAGGCGTGTAATATCTAAATCATGGGATAATCGATTTGGACTTGTGACAATATTAGACGCTTTGGAAGAACTCGAAAATGTTCAAACACCTAATACCTTGATAATGGGTGCCAATGTTCAAGAAGAAGTTGGGCTACGAGGTGCACATGGCGCCGTCAATTTACTGAAACCAGATATTTTTTTCGCAGTTGATTCTAGTGCTGCAGATGATACTTCAGGACAAATTGGACATCAAGGAATCCTAGATCAAGGAACGTTATTACGTGTTTTTGATCCAACTGTTGTTATGCCGCTGCGCTTAAAAGAATTTTTGTTATCTGTGGCTGAAGATAATCATATTCCTTATCAGTACTTTGTTTCCAAGGGGGGAACTGATGCAGCAGCAGCTCAAACTGAGTTAACTGGTGTGCCAGCCGTTGCATTAGGTGTTGCTTCTCGTTACATCCACACCCACCAAACAGTTTGGTCAATTAAGGATTTTGAGGCATCTAAAGCGTTTGTTGTGGCCATTGCCAAAAATTTGGATGATGCAAATCTTAAAACTATTATGGGCGATTAA
- a CDS encoding MATE family efflux transporter, whose protein sequence is MRDLTQGTPAKQILFFTIPLVIGNLFQQLYNFSDTLIVGQTLGVKSLAAVGATGSIMFLVIGFVQGFTSGLSIITAQRYGARDIAGVRKSMASTIIVSAIVTIIVTLVSFLLIYPLLKIMQTPPDILNQAFTFISIILGGIFATMGYNLTANALRAVGDSRSPLIYLVIGMFVNIGLELWLILGLGFGVAGAAIATVIAQLVSAILSFWHIYRFVPQLRVDRDDLKWDAKDIRTHLHAGLPMGFQSSIIAIGSLVLQGALNTLGTDAVAATTAAQRIDQVATLPMMSFGITMATFAAQNYGAKQYQRILIGVRHALFMSMGFGLFMGILEITFGHVAVSMFVGADQHRVLSLAQQYFWANGAFYYILSALFIIRYVLQGLNDSRTPTFAGIAELVMRTAAAITLVGPFGFFGASLANMLAWTGSVLVMIPAYLKTVKMLKEQHISLNSERL, encoded by the coding sequence ATGCGTGATTTAACTCAGGGAACTCCCGCAAAGCAAATTTTATTTTTTACAATTCCACTCGTAATTGGAAATCTTTTCCAACAATTATATAATTTTTCCGATACGCTGATTGTTGGTCAAACACTTGGTGTAAAATCTCTTGCTGCTGTTGGAGCAACTGGTTCAATCATGTTTCTAGTTATAGGATTCGTACAAGGATTCACTTCCGGATTATCAATTATTACAGCGCAACGTTATGGTGCCCGTGATATTGCTGGTGTGCGCAAAAGTATGGCGTCAACAATTATCGTATCAGCAATAGTCACTATAATCGTTACCCTGGTGAGTTTTCTCTTAATCTATCCGTTACTTAAAATCATGCAAACCCCACCAGACATTTTGAATCAAGCATTCACATTTATTAGTATCATCTTAGGTGGTATTTTTGCTACGATGGGGTACAATCTCACCGCTAATGCCCTTCGTGCAGTGGGTGATTCTCGCTCACCGTTAATTTATTTGGTTATTGGTATGTTTGTTAACATTGGTCTCGAATTATGGTTGATTTTAGGTCTTGGTTTTGGTGTTGCTGGAGCGGCTATTGCAACTGTTATCGCACAATTGGTCTCTGCGATTCTAAGCTTTTGGCACATTTATAGATTTGTGCCCCAGCTTCGTGTTGATCGTGATGATTTAAAATGGGACGCAAAAGACATTCGCACTCATTTACACGCCGGTCTACCTATGGGCTTTCAGAGTTCAATTATAGCGATTGGTTCATTAGTTTTACAAGGTGCATTGAATACATTAGGAACAGACGCAGTTGCAGCAACCACGGCTGCGCAGCGTATTGATCAAGTGGCTACACTACCTATGATGTCATTTGGTATAACAATGGCAACCTTCGCTGCGCAAAACTATGGTGCCAAACAATATCAACGCATTTTAATCGGGGTAAGACATGCGCTGTTTATGAGCATGGGATTTGGTCTGTTTATGGGTATTTTAGAAATTACGTTTGGTCATGTTGCCGTGTCTATGTTTGTCGGTGCTGATCAACATCGCGTATTATCATTAGCGCAACAGTACTTCTGGGCTAATGGTGCCTTCTACTATATACTATCCGCTTTATTTATTATACGATATGTTTTGCAAGGACTTAATGACTCCAGAACACCTACCTTTGCTGGTATTGCTGAATTAGTCATGCGAACAGCAGCAGCAATTACTTTAGTTGGACCTTTTGGATTTTTCGGTGCCAGCTTGGCCAATATGTTAGCTTGGACAGGTTCTGTTCTGGTCATGATTCCAGCTTATCTCAAAACTGTTAAAATGTTAAAAGAACAACATATTTCTTTAAATTCCGAACGTTTATAA
- a CDS encoding SepM family pheromone-processing serine protease: MRKKSKIILAIVSLLVITGIVAGVWPLSGYIESPGEADDLSKFVKIDGKKDTSKGQYRITSVYLSQANGFKYLETKINPHLSYATAEDVTGGQSSATFSKVQDFYMQSAVANAEQVAFKKANKPITTKYRGIYVLSVSSKSHFKKSIKVGDTITAIDGHHYENSDSFIKYLANKSKGTKVTVDYTRDGKKGQATGDTIKLAGTKTTEYPNGRAGIGIVLTDNVAVTTTPKVSVNAGQIGGPSGGLMFTIQIYDQLTGDLLAKGRNISGTGTMSADGYVGEIGGIDKKIMAAKAAGSTVFFAPYVKPSKELLKYEEQHKTNYMLARDTAKKYAPKLKVIPVQTFDDVINYLQTGKVIKTTDSVK; the protein is encoded by the coding sequence ATGCGCAAAAAAAGTAAAATAATTCTTGCCATTGTATCCCTTTTGGTGATAACTGGAATCGTAGCTGGTGTTTGGCCATTGAGTGGATACATTGAGTCACCCGGTGAAGCCGATGATTTATCGAAATTTGTTAAAATTGACGGTAAAAAAGACACTTCTAAAGGTCAGTATAGAATCACATCTGTTTATTTATCACAAGCCAATGGCTTTAAATATTTAGAAACTAAGATTAATCCTCATTTGTCATATGCAACAGCGGAGGATGTTACAGGCGGTCAAAGTTCTGCCACTTTTAGTAAGGTTCAAGACTTTTATATGCAAAGTGCAGTCGCCAATGCTGAGCAGGTTGCATTTAAAAAGGCTAATAAACCTATTACGACAAAGTATCGTGGTATCTACGTATTGAGTGTCTCTTCTAAATCTCATTTCAAAAAGAGTATCAAGGTAGGGGATACAATTACTGCAATCGACGGTCATCACTACGAAAACTCAGATAGCTTTATTAAATATTTAGCCAATAAATCCAAGGGAACCAAGGTCACTGTTGACTACACTCGTGATGGTAAAAAAGGTCAAGCAACTGGTGATACAATTAAGCTCGCTGGTACCAAGACGACGGAATATCCAAATGGACGTGCTGGAATAGGTATTGTGCTGACGGATAATGTGGCTGTTACAACGACGCCAAAAGTTAGCGTCAATGCTGGTCAAATTGGTGGACCTTCTGGTGGCTTAATGTTTACCATACAGATTTATGATCAATTGACTGGCGATTTATTAGCTAAAGGACGTAATATTTCTGGTACTGGTACAATGAGTGCTGATGGCTATGTGGGTGAAATTGGTGGTATTGATAAAAAGATTATGGCTGCTAAGGCAGCCGGATCAACAGTGTTCTTTGCCCCATATGTAAAGCCAAGCAAAGAGTTACTCAAGTATGAAGAGCAACATAAAACTAACTATATGCTAGCTCGAGACACGGCTAAAAAATATGCACCTAAATTAAAGGTTATTCCTGTGCAAACATTTGATGATGTAATCAATTATTTGCAAACAGGGAAAGTAATTAAGACAACTGACAGTGTGAAATAA
- a CDS encoding YlbG family protein, protein MTFQIQPRRAIYIYINNIRHVQQLKKFGQITYISRKMMFVGLYVNDENVEQLVEKIKQYKFVKKVVMSPRPEINPDLDNLHDDIFFENYDEGGNTN, encoded by the coding sequence ATGACATTTCAAATACAACCACGCCGTGCAATTTACATCTATATCAATAATATAAGGCATGTACAACAGCTTAAGAAGTTTGGTCAAATTACTTACATATCTCGCAAGATGATGTTTGTGGGTTTATATGTGAATGATGAAAATGTTGAACAATTAGTTGAAAAAATTAAGCAATACAAGTTTGTAAAAAAAGTCGTTATGTCGCCACGTCCGGAAATTAATCCTGATTTAGACAATTTGCATGATGACATTTTCTTTGAAAATTATGATGAAGGAGGAAATACAAACTAA
- a CDS encoding 2,3-bisphosphoglycerate-dependent phosphoglycerate mutase: protein MAAKLVLVRHGESTANRDNEFTGWTDVPLTLKGVRQANRVGEVLKRHGLQFDVSFTSFLKRAIITDNIILEEIEQLWLPLHKAWQLNERHYGALRGLNKDYARQQYGANKVALWRRSYTATPPLLEHVTPDRRYPEGLEPRGESLKMASDRLVPYWHSKILPQIQQGKNVLIVAHGSSLRALVKYIEHISDEDIDGLEIDNGEPILYEYEEGFSERIYLE from the coding sequence ATGGCTGCTAAACTTGTGTTAGTTCGCCACGGAGAGTCAACAGCAAACCGTGACAATGAATTTACCGGATGGACTGACGTTCCACTGACCTTAAAAGGGGTTAGACAAGCGAACCGTGTTGGTGAAGTTTTGAAGCGACATGGTTTGCAATTTGATGTATCATTTACTTCTTTTTTAAAGCGCGCAATAATAACTGACAATATTATATTAGAAGAAATTGAGCAGTTGTGGTTACCACTCCATAAGGCTTGGCAACTCAATGAGCGGCACTATGGTGCATTACGTGGTTTGAACAAAGATTATGCTCGTCAACAATATGGCGCAAATAAAGTTGCCTTATGGCGACGTAGTTATACGGCTACGCCACCTCTATTAGAACACGTTACTCCAGATAGACGTTACCCAGAAGGCCTAGAACCACGCGGTGAGAGCTTGAAAATGGCCAGCGATCGGCTTGTTCCTTATTGGCATTCAAAAATTTTGCCTCAGATTCAGCAGGGTAAAAACGTCTTAATCGTCGCACATGGTAGCTCCCTACGGGCTTTAGTCAAATATATAGAACATATCAGTGATGAAGACATAGACGGTCTTGAGATTGACAATGGCGAACCAATTTTGTACGAGTATGAAGAAGGATTTAGTGAAAGGATTTATTTAGAATGA
- a CDS encoding NCS2 family permease → MSTIAHYFKLDELNTSVRTEFIAGLTTFVSMAYILFVNPTVLGAAGMDKGAVFTATAIASAVATIFMGVVALYPIAIAPGLGVNAFFAYSVVIGMGVKWETAMAGVFVAALIFLVLTFFKIREKIINIIPQNLKLAIASGIGLFIAFIGLHDAGLIVANKDTMVSLGHLSSPTSLLSIFGIIVTFILISRKTPAAIFIGMVLTSLAGILTGLIKLPSAIISPAPSLAPTFGAGVMHVGDINSLQLVTVVITFLIVTFFDTAGTMIGLATQAGFMKNNEMPRAGRALMADAVGMTVGAVIGTSPTSAYVESSSGIAVGGRSGLTSVFTGIFFLFALLFSPLLSVVTSQVTAPALVVVGVLMAKNLRLIDWEDLAIAAPAFLIVIGMPLTYSISDGIALGFILYPITMIATGRIKKVHPLMYVLAIMFIAFLMIIAH, encoded by the coding sequence ATGTCTACGATTGCACATTATTTCAAACTTGACGAACTCAACACAAGTGTTCGAACTGAGTTTATTGCTGGTTTAACTACTTTTGTGTCGATGGCTTACATCCTATTTGTTAACCCTACCGTTTTGGGTGCAGCAGGTATGGACAAAGGCGCTGTTTTCACAGCCACAGCAATTGCTTCAGCTGTCGCAACCATCTTCATGGGTGTTGTTGCACTCTACCCTATTGCTATTGCCCCAGGGCTTGGCGTAAATGCTTTTTTCGCTTATTCTGTTGTTATTGGTATGGGCGTAAAATGGGAAACTGCTATGGCTGGTGTGTTTGTAGCCGCATTGATTTTCTTAGTTTTAACATTTTTCAAAATTCGTGAGAAAATCATCAATATTATTCCACAAAATCTAAAGCTCGCTATTGCTTCAGGAATCGGGCTATTCATTGCTTTTATCGGATTGCATGACGCAGGGCTGATTGTAGCTAACAAAGACACCATGGTATCTTTGGGGCATCTATCATCACCTACATCGCTATTATCAATTTTTGGAATTATTGTTACTTTTATATTGATCAGTCGTAAAACACCGGCTGCCATATTCATTGGTATGGTTTTAACATCCCTTGCTGGTATTCTAACTGGTCTAATCAAATTACCTTCTGCCATTATTTCACCTGCTCCTTCACTTGCACCTACATTTGGTGCCGGCGTTATGCATGTTGGTGATATTAATTCTTTGCAACTAGTCACAGTTGTTATCACCTTCTTGATTGTTACTTTTTTTGACACAGCTGGTACAATGATTGGCTTAGCCACACAAGCTGGATTCATGAAAAATAATGAAATGCCTCGTGCTGGCCGTGCCCTAATGGCTGATGCGGTTGGTATGACAGTAGGTGCCGTTATTGGTACTTCACCTACTTCTGCTTACGTTGAATCGTCATCTGGTATTGCAGTTGGTGGTCGTTCAGGATTAACTTCCGTGTTCACTGGAATATTTTTCTTGTTTGCTCTGCTCTTCTCACCTCTTTTATCTGTAGTTACTTCACAAGTCACAGCACCAGCGTTAGTGGTAGTTGGCGTCTTAATGGCCAAAAACTTACGCTTAATTGATTGGGAAGATTTAGCTATCGCAGCGCCAGCATTTTTAATTGTTATTGGTATGCCCCTAACCTATTCTATATCAGATGGTATCGCGCTTGGTTTCATCTTATATCCAATCACAATGATTGCAACCGGTCGTATCAAGAAAGTACATCCTCTGATGTATGTATTAGCGATTATGTTCATTGCATTCTTAATGATCATTGCGCATTAG
- the rsmD gene encoding 16S rRNA (guanine(966)-N(2))-methyltransferase RsmD — MRVVSGRFRGTRLEAVNGDKTRPTTDKVKEAMFSMLMPYLDGGNVLDLYAGTGGLSIEAVSRGMTHATLVDRQFQAIKVIQENIEKTHYADEFTVLKSPAQQALLNFVANSKKFDLIFLDPPYAKETIAADMSFMAENGLLNSGAIILAESNDEANLPNESDDFSIIQQKHYGITVVTIYQYEG; from the coding sequence ATGCGGGTAGTATCAGGAAGATTTCGAGGGACACGCCTTGAAGCAGTCAATGGCGACAAAACACGTCCGACAACGGATAAAGTGAAAGAAGCCATGTTTAGCATGTTAATGCCGTATTTAGACGGCGGGAATGTACTTGATTTATATGCAGGTACAGGAGGCCTGAGCATTGAGGCTGTTTCAAGAGGAATGACGCATGCTACGTTAGTAGATCGACAGTTCCAAGCAATTAAGGTCATTCAAGAAAATATTGAGAAGACACATTATGCTGATGAGTTTACGGTCCTAAAGTCGCCAGCGCAACAAGCTTTGCTTAATTTTGTAGCCAATTCAAAAAAATTTGATTTGATTTTTTTGGATCCACCATATGCTAAAGAAACCATTGCTGCAGATATGTCGTTTATGGCAGAAAATGGGTTATTAAACTCGGGTGCCATTATATTGGCTGAAAGCAATGATGAGGCAAATTTACCAAATGAAAGTGATGATTTCTCAATCATTCAACAGAAACATTATGGTATAACCGTAGTGACGATATATCAATATGAGGGCTAA
- a CDS encoding helix-hairpin-helix domain-containing protein, translating into MSDMLEIVKEKYYEYKIWIFIILLILAAIIYCAYSHQTKEVQQTSLSSSISSTSGVKKSESSHENRSIVMVDVKGAVKNPGVYKITSFARVQTAIAQAGGTLEEADMQQVNLAQKLTDGQIVYVPMRGETSSTPVNNGSTSAMSTTDNEVINLNTATVVELQKLDGIGVKKAEQIIAYREEHGEFKSIEEIKQVSGIGEKRFEALKDKVTV; encoded by the coding sequence ATGTCAGACATGTTAGAAATTGTAAAAGAAAAATACTATGAGTATAAAATTTGGATATTCATCATTTTACTTATTCTCGCTGCTATTATTTATTGTGCATATTCTCATCAGACCAAAGAAGTACAGCAGACATCATTGTCTTCTTCAATAAGCAGTACAAGTGGTGTAAAGAAATCTGAATCTAGCCACGAAAATAGGTCAATTGTAATGGTTGATGTTAAGGGAGCTGTTAAAAACCCCGGAGTTTACAAAATTACTAGTTTTGCACGTGTACAAACAGCCATTGCACAGGCTGGTGGAACCCTAGAAGAAGCAGATATGCAGCAAGTTAATTTAGCCCAAAAATTGACGGATGGACAAATTGTGTACGTACCGATGAGAGGAGAGACATCTTCTACTCCTGTAAACAACGGTAGTACGTCAGCAATGTCTACGACAGATAATGAAGTTATTAATTTGAATACTGCTACGGTAGTGGAGTTACAAAAATTAGATGGAATTGGTGTCAAGAAAGCGGAACAAATTATTGCATATCGTGAAGAACACGGTGAATTTAAATCTATTGAGGAAATTAAACAGGTTTCCGGCATCGGTGAAAAAAGATTTGAAGCTTTGAAAGATAAAGTGACTGTTTAA
- the recN gene encoding DNA repair protein RecN, producing the protein MLENLIIENFAIIEKVDLQFEEGMSVLTGETGAGKSIIIDALFMLTGGRANSEMVRHGSKKAVLQAVFSVPDNQKLRDLIARSGVAGDDNELIIYRELNQNGRSIIRINGVLVNLKTLAAIGRYLVDIQGQNDAQQLLNPEEHLPLLDAFGGEKISQFRNDYQELFQKFRSITTRIRNIQTSQQEITQRLDLLKFQQEELQEANLQPNEENDLLDARDKLRNFKKIADRLQLTQTALSGEQGGAIDSLAEAVHQLQDIAEYDDQYAELAKTISEAYYTAQDVGRDVDEQLSELTYDEAELIRIDDRLQLIHSLERKYGTSVADVLDFQAKIEKELSLIDDDEFDVERLQVKQNDMRQLLRKKAIKLREARQKVARNLEKNVNQQLNDLLMSGAEFAVHFDPVEGYISSGIDKVEFYVQTNVGEGMAPLVKIASGGEAARLMLALKTTFVKQQHIISIVFDEADTGVSGRVAQAIAKKMLTISTDSQVLAITHLPQVAAAATHHYLISKLTENDRTLTQVAPLDEDGRVHAIAMMLSGDNITETALANARDLRQKF; encoded by the coding sequence ATGTTAGAAAATCTAATTATAGAAAATTTTGCGATTATTGAAAAAGTGGATCTTCAGTTTGAAGAAGGAATGAGCGTTTTAACCGGTGAAACTGGTGCTGGAAAATCAATTATTATTGATGCACTTTTCATGTTAACTGGTGGTCGTGCGAATTCTGAAATGGTTCGTCATGGCAGTAAAAAAGCTGTTCTACAGGCAGTTTTCAGTGTTCCGGATAATCAAAAGCTAAGAGATCTAATTGCTCGAAGTGGTGTAGCAGGTGATGATAATGAGCTTATTATTTATCGTGAATTAAATCAAAATGGGCGGAGTATTATTCGAATCAATGGTGTTCTTGTCAATTTGAAAACTTTAGCGGCTATTGGTCGTTACTTAGTTGACATCCAAGGACAAAATGACGCACAGCAATTACTAAATCCAGAGGAGCATTTGCCGTTATTGGATGCTTTTGGTGGTGAAAAAATTTCCCAATTTAGAAATGATTACCAAGAACTTTTTCAAAAATTCCGTTCTATCACCACTCGGATTAGAAATATTCAAACGTCACAACAAGAAATTACACAACGTTTAGATCTTTTGAAGTTTCAACAAGAAGAACTGCAGGAAGCCAATTTGCAGCCAAATGAAGAAAATGACTTATTAGATGCACGTGATAAGTTGCGTAATTTCAAAAAAATTGCTGATCGGCTTCAGTTAACGCAGACGGCACTAAGCGGCGAGCAAGGTGGCGCGATAGATTCCCTTGCTGAAGCAGTTCATCAACTACAAGATATTGCAGAATATGATGATCAGTATGCTGAGCTAGCAAAAACGATTTCCGAAGCTTATTACACAGCCCAAGATGTTGGCCGTGATGTTGACGAACAACTGAGTGAGTTAACATATGATGAGGCAGAACTAATTCGCATTGATGACCGGCTTCAGCTAATTCATTCATTAGAACGCAAGTACGGTACGTCGGTTGCAGACGTATTAGATTTTCAAGCCAAAATCGAAAAAGAGCTTTCGCTTATAGATGATGATGAATTTGATGTTGAACGACTGCAGGTCAAACAAAATGACATGCGCCAGTTATTAAGAAAAAAGGCGATTAAATTACGTGAGGCTCGACAAAAAGTAGCCCGAAATTTAGAAAAGAATGTTAATCAGCAACTGAACGATTTATTAATGAGTGGGGCCGAGTTTGCTGTACACTTTGATCCAGTTGAAGGCTATATCTCCTCAGGAATTGATAAAGTTGAATTTTATGTCCAAACTAACGTTGGAGAAGGAATGGCACCCTTGGTCAAGATCGCATCAGGGGGAGAAGCTGCTCGCCTGATGTTAGCATTGAAAACTACATTTGTTAAGCAACAGCATATCATTTCAATTGTTTTTGATGAAGCGGATACAGGTGTTTCCGGTCGTGTGGCTCAGGCAATAGCAAAAAAAATGCTCACAATTTCAACTGATTCACAAGTTTTAGCAATTACGCATTTACCACAAGTTGCAGCAGCTGCAACGCATCATTATTTGATATCGAAGTTAACTGAAAATGATCGTACACTCACCCAAGTGGCACCTTTAGATGAAGATGGTCGAGTTCACGCAATTGCTATGATGTTATCTGGTGACAATATTACTGAAACTGCTCTGGCAAATGCTCGTGATTTACGTCAAAAATTTTAA